ttattggtgtgacttcttaataccattgcatatgatcataacaacactatatgataaaaccagtagatgtacatccattaatttaagtttaaaagtagtacaacataattgtctgaaatgacgagaccaaattcaagttaccaaccataacatgttttaaggagttaaaaaagactcaacaaaagattttaaaacaaccccgagtttaggaccacgtatctcgtccaggattaagatacgcctcctaagccctaatgacttggatgacatctttattcacaacgcagcttaaaaactccaacgcccgccagatccatttactaattcccagaaatacatgtagtttgaaaaatcaacaaaagttgagcgagttcatgtgtaagtgagtatgtataaacctttgtaaaaaatgtctgtatgtatgaaaatccctggtatgtagcaattaaggaaaaagagaccaccattgggttgcaaagccaatgataagtgtgaagtgatgcaggaagactcaaacctagcggatttgtgcgtcaGGCACTTAGTCatctcatggtccactcagcggactcatgagtggggctcactacacccaaatagatctatcactaatgtccctcggtcctacaacgaggattaatggccttaagtgtcatgcccaccactcacatgttcgcgtaataaaaaccctccttaatctaaccataccatgtaaataaatgtctgtaatgtctgtaaatctatactactttaataagcatataggaagggcAAGAATGGTCATTTGCCATTGTACAACCATTTAAAGCCCATTGTACAAGCATTTAAGCATGAATGTGTTGAAACTTTCTTCAAGGGCGGCAAAACAAATTTTGAGCGGCCAGATCTGGATTCAATTTTTGAATACCTTTACTCATCCCCATGACATCCCCATCCCAAGAAACTTCTGTTATACGCCAGATCGATCAAACTTTCTTCTTCCCAGATAAACCCTAAAACACAAACCCTCACAACCATCTTCTCCACCGATTTTATTATCCAGATCTATTCCTATTCTTTCTTCTTCCCAGAGACTAAAACACAAACCCTCGCAACCATCTTCTCCACCGAGAAACCGTACGTATCTACAACTACCCTAGCATATGACGTGTATTTGCTAATCGATATCATTCAACACTCTAATTCTCTCTTTGGCAATGGAGACTAACAGATTTTGGCTATCAGCGCCTGTAACCATTTGTTTATTCTTTTTTATTTCAGGTCGTCTTCCCTgttcttcctcatcatcaactACGACTCCTCCCTCCGATGGCACCAGGTACATCTTCTCTCTGTATGATGTTCTTGAAtcatgattttgattttgaaatgaATTTAATTCGTTTTCTTTAGGGTTTATTGGATCAAGTTAGGGTTATTTATTACACTAAAACATGGAGGAAAAGTAACATAAACCCCACAATTgccttatttttaaattaaaatgtATATAATTACATCTTCTATGTAAATTTAGGTTTTACTTTGTGTATTTAGTCGTGAGAGTGAAGATGAGCAGCAGCAGCCACCGACACAGAAGCGACCGTTTTTAGTAGCAGCTTGGTAACGAatcaatttatttttattaatttgctTATTGACAGTTAAGTTGGTTGTTAATTTTACAAAACCAGTGTTCAATTTGTTTATTTATCAAGTTGGTGTTCACTGTTGTGATAGATTTTGTGGTGAGTAAGTTGATTTATCAAGAATTTGTTGTTTATATTAGGTTTTAATTGCTGATTATTAATTGAGGATTATTTGGGTTAATTTTTGTATAGCATACTGAGATTAGTAATTATGTGTTTCTCTTAAAGTTATCTTTGAAGCCTAAAATCTAAATACTAGACTATGTTTGGTCTATCTTTATAAATGGATTTTGATACAGTTACTTTTCATGTAGTTAAGGGATCAAGGGCTAATCTAACTAGGAAGGGTGGTTATTGCTGGAACAGTTGGGTTCCTAAAAAGGTGGGAGTGGTGGCGTTGATGGAAAGGTTGTCTACTTTCGCTGTTATTAATGACTTCATCGTTTGTGAAATCGGGGACCTTAAAGTTATCTCGAGCAAGTGCGAAAACGGGAACTTCAAAAACCTTCAGAATGACTTCATCGTTTGTGAAATCGGGGACCTTAAAGTTATCTCAAGCAAGTGCGAAAATGGGAACTTCAAAAACCTTCAGAATGTCTTCATTGTTTGTGAAATCGGGGACAACTCTCCTTCGCCACAACATTAGCGAAACAGAAAAAGGCTTCATATGTTTCTCATATTAACAACTATCTTGGAAAAGATAAATTTTTGAAGCAATTTCTTCCTTTAGACCCTGCTACCAATGCTTTATTTGATCTTGTTAAAGATGGAGCTCTTTTATGGTATTAATAACTTGATGTACTTTTCGTTTATTTAAAGATATTTATGTTAACTAATTTTTGTATGTACTGTTTTGTAGTAAGTTGATTAACGTGGCTGTCCCTGGTACGATAGATGAACGTGCTATTAACACTAAAAAggttcttaaaagaaacgagaatCACACTCTTTGCCTCAATTCTGCAAATGCTATAGGCTGTACCGTAGTTAACATTGGCACACAGGGTAATCTATGGCAAGTGGTTTAGTTTGGTTATTCTTAAGGTTTACCAAAATTTTAAGTGATTTTGGGATATTTTATTGAAGGTAAATGAGTTAAGGGGCCGCTGTATTTTGGTTCCTATATGTTGCAATATAAAGGGTTTATACCACTGGTTTTggttagggatgagctcggtaccgtccggtaccgaaccggtaccggtaccgaaagaaccggtaccgaaaatcctcaaaagtgggtaccggtaccggtaccaaatatacccggttcggtacggttcggtaccggtatttgagggtaaaaaccggtaaataccggtaccgaaccggtaccgtaccagaccggtaccgaaccggtaccaaaaatgttaaaagtcggtaccgaatcggtaccgaaaaggtacccggttcggtaaattcggtaccgggtCCATTTTGCTCATCCCTTCGAGGTCTCGGGTTTGAAACATGTTTCTTACCCCTCTTTGATGGCTATGGGTATTTGCCGCCAGGGATCCTTGTCGGGTGGTGAACTGGGAAGGGAGATCccttccgcggtcaggggtaccgtgcaactaccctttttttttttagttttggtGGAAAATGGACCTAGAATCTTTGGTAAGAAATTCTGATTTGTTAGGTTTCATGGCTATCAATTTTGTATACCCTTTAGCAAATTTGGAAATTCGATAGTATTAATAACTGCTCAAAGTCAGAACACATCTTCTGAAATCCGTATGGCTAAGTGTAGTGGTGAAAATAGGCGGGTTGGTTAACGGGGCATGGGTCCAGTTGACTTACAAACCATCTTTTTGTCTACTTAATTTGTTTttctatactatatataatatgcATATTGTTATTTCTAGCAACTGATGTTGAAATTTTGGGGAGTGTAATGATGATTCTGACAGCTTGAGTAGCAATTTGCGATGGCAACAATGACTACCCGCGGCGGAGGTGAACTCCAGCCGCCAAACTGCGGTGGTCTATGGTGGTGGTTGTATACTCCGGCCGCCAAAATCATTTTGTGTTGAAGTATAGCGGGAGATCTCTGAACTCCAAGGTTACAGGTAGCTTCCCACATTATAAAGTAGTTCTGATTACTTATTCGAATTGATTATCTGCTTATTGTGTTTTGTTGcaacaataacatgttttgagGACGTTTGAATTGGTTAATTAAACTTTCTTATGTGTTAGTTGTGAGTAAAATAAGCTATTTTGAACGTACAGTTTGAAGTTGTTTATTCCAAGCTGCTTATTATAACCAGATAAAAAGTTTTAATACGCAATCCTTAATGCTTATAGTATTGAGTTGTCTTTAACTGGTGCAGTGGATGGACAAGGAAGAATAGACTCCAGTTGCTGATGAAAGTCAAGATAGAGTTGAATTTCTACTAAAGGAAGGCACGGGTAAAGATACCACCGAACTAATTGCTTCCGGAAGGGAGTAGTGGGCGTCAGTTTCGTTCCatctggtggtggtggttgtgttgTAGTTGCTGGTGGTGCTGCACTTGCTGCTGTTGCCGTAGTTGAGGCAAAGAAAGAGGAGAAGGTTGAAGAGAAGAGGAATATGATGTTGTAAGCTTCTTTAACATTTTCTCTGTATTTTCTTCAGTTTTAGTAGTTTTTTTTGGATCTTAtgttcacatttttattttctatttgacTAAGGGATTCGGTCACTTTGTGAAAAGCATGCTTTCATTTTGTTATGTACACGTATTTTCACTTTGTTTTGCCATAATTTATCAGTGAATATATTTCCActtatgttaatttttttataatttgcGGTTCTTCATGTTTTAATGTTTAGTGCAACTTGGGTTTTAGAGGTGAACCAGCTCTCTCAAGAGTTTATGGATCCAAATCTTGTTAAGGTGATCATTGCTAGCTTCATGGTTTACTTCTATTTTGATAATAAATATGAAGTTGTTACAGATAATTATACTTTAAAAGGCTACCTGCTGGACTCATTTAACCAGCTCTTTTTCTTGAGTTCCTTCTTAGCTTAGTTTTACGGGTGTCTAAATGGATAGTTTGGGTGGGTTGGGTTACAGGTCATAGTGGGCTGTTGCCGAAGCAAGCACTTTTTAGTATAGTCAAAACTAGCCGTCCCAACCTATAACCGCTTTTTTAATCATTTTCCTTGTGTAAGTACTTAATATATTAATATGATTAGAAAAGGTTAATAATTAACATGATTACAAAGATGATTTTAACCATTTTCCTTGTGTGATGTTATATTAGGCAAAGTTAATAATTACCAGCGGAAAAGGTCAAGTCTTGGCAGCGGGAACAGCAGGTCAATGAAGTTCATGATCGTCTTTTTTTCACTCTTATTTTAGGGTGATGCTCAATAACTTCATGGTACCGTACCGGAACAACCAAAAATATCAGAAATCAAGTCGGTACcaaatcggtaccgaaaatgtatCCAGTTTGGTAAATTCGGTACCAGTGCTGTTCGAAACCAGTACCCGGTACCATGTGTCATCCCTATTCTAAATGCATATTACACCTGTTGAACTAGAGTGAAACTTTGGTATGACATTCATCCTTTACAATTTCATATCGTTAGTGGCATGCAGCTACGGTGCATTGGAATATGACTGATGAAAAACAAAACAGTTTCATATTGCTCAATCATTCTGATAACATTGTACTGATAATCTTGAACATATAATCAGAGATCTCGAACAGGTGTATTGGTAATCGACAAGTTTTCAGAGTGTGGGCTTCGTTCTCTTGGAGTTTCTTGCCAGGTGATTCAATTGTTTCAACACGAGCTCAATGGTTAACATCCTaagtttggttaaaaatgtttaatcatttttttttgtttcaggAAGTGCCGGCTGGAAAGAAAGAGAGCATGGGTGAATTGTGGGAGTTCATCCGCCTTCTTCCTTTATTCAACCCTCCACAACATGACAGTTCTGAAACTATCATACGAGGCCTTTGGCTGATGTGGACTACCTTCATAAAATTACTCGTAGATGTGTTTGTATAGAATTTATTTTATGTCATAAAATCGTAGATGCGTTTGTACAAGATTTTGTTTGTTTTCTATATAGAAGAGCTATACAATATAATGGGCGAAACTTCATTGGGGAAAGGGGCGTCCCCTTTTCGCTTTGTAGTGTTAATTTTaccaaaattttcaaaattttattttgtaaTGTAACATATTGGATTTTGACAGTACCTTAACCGAAAATTTAGATTTTAGTTATGACCGAACTGTAATGAACCTTCTCATGCACACCCTTAGAATTactaacaagtgttgtgttttccgttgcatcgtgaatttggttttggttatggctcaaaaccgaaccgGCCCATaaatagccctaaactcaccaacttaagtgatatgtttcccgccgcatcgcgcgggtaaacgactagtgtctataacatgtatttcacccccgaggtgtaaaactgaaaatagtaaagggggggggggcatgaactcactgtattgcgtctttggtacttgtaacccaaatctcctcagcaaacacgactacctacaatggtctaacgctattagacgaacgggtcgtgccttgtctcagtatttatgtttttgagttacgtttcttatattatttcgagtgataattatttgtcaaaataattaatatttcaacttaatcatatgtcgtgttggaatatttgttcattccatattctagtatcaatacttctaaagtatcttatatacgcgtttccttttagagaatatatattttaccatattcatgtatgaaaccaacctccgatactttgtattttgttataaaaattatggcgaggcttatctttgaaaacaaaatctaaaATATACTAATAAACACTCGTCtcgaaaatatttactaagtgttaggattttcgaaaaatttcgccatagtctcctttgtaaatggaggtatCCATGCttcatagcatatcattttcttctacgtatatcccgtagttcattttcagtaatcaaaccgacatatagacatacaaagaattacttactttatttcagctttatcaatcaaaactggactgttttcgagtatttttataaaatagttaaccttttccaaaaattataAATTTTTTACAGAATGTCATATGTTCCAgaatttattatgtaaaaatattgGGGTCCAGTTCGTTACCAATATTTCATAGGAATTTAtttacccgactgcaatcagatttgttactttctgattgcagtttacagaataattcactaaaaattaaccgtaagtccgattgacgaaattccagttggaggatcaccgTGACAACAGTAAACATCTacagtaaaaattccatgagctgTTTCTACTCAGTTTTTAAGTTATGACTCagaatacaacacactttttctgcagtaaaaacacagcttgagctgctgtccaaaaatagtcctttaaaaatagtaaacaacctcgaaaaattacgattccagtgccatttgatccGTTTTTCGaaaatgcatattttaggcttcagaaaatcagttttttgaTTTATAATGATctagttacagcctgttgaagttggctgaaaatactaatcagcatgctttttagagtgtaaatgttactaaaacgcgTCAACGATTGTTCTAACAACGGGTTTATCGAgaaatcaatgatcaaacaacatGCATGCTTATACCAACATAATCCAACCAGATTTTATGTAAGTTTATGTCCATTTTCTAGTTCATTCTCTTTTATGTTCTTGTGTTACACATTAACTAAAACCTTTCGAATAATCAACGTATAAGTGATTCATGAGTTAAATCGAAAACTTACAACTAGCACtaaggctagggatgaacttgtgaacagaaaatgatgatgaaaatggcGTGAAAATGCAAGGTGTGATGTTTCTTCAAGATTCCAAGCTCCAAGCTTCACAAGACTCCTTCTAGCACTTGTTTTGAACTTGATAGTGGATCAAATGAGTGAGTGTtggtgtgatggtggtggtggcggatatGATCAGCCAAGAGGGGAGGGAGAGAGTGAAGATATGAAGGAGTGATCTTGTAGAGAGAGTGAAATGAGGAATCTAGTAACCACCCTGCTTGTAATCATTTATATTTCTTGGCAAGAGCAACAAATAAAGATGGTCCAATCATAAATAGATGGAATATTTGGTGGGTGATTTGAAATGATTAAGGTGGGTCCCATATGTGGGCTgatttcggttgggggggggggggttaatgtaAAAATTTTGTAAATTAGTAGGTAAttaattaggaggttaagggtAATTTCTAGAATAGTGAGTGTATGCCATGTTTCTATAGTGTGTGCGGATTTTTGCGACCGTAAATAATtaagaatgataaaataatatttctgacaatattttggtgtcccgggtaatgtctggttgttcggttacgtatcgttccgttaaagcgtttaattgtaccgtatagtgtcttttatgcatctttttgtaacgaattttaaatccaacacttaggaaagcgttcaggaccatttagtcaattctctgtataatatgagtgtgttaaaagctgaattgttgctgaaaatgcagaattatgtaattaaaatgagttttaggcactttccggtattcaaactatcacctagtgacacagtcttatggtcctcacttccctacactctatactagtgtagtatcctgtccctggcccatactagcctcaatatagtgtctgtctatatgctggcattgtcagcatgtgtctgagttatccgctcactgtgctaactgtgctttgtgcatcaggtttgtcactaagagtctgtatgaaataaatggagtgactgtatgtaaagtgatCCAGATGTATGtttgtaacataaatcagtaagcagtttaaagtgtcagttgttatcaagcacagtcattaagcacataattagaatTAGTTAATTGTACAATACCTGTaattacgagggttgtcacattctccccccgttaagaaaatttcgtcctcgaaatttgtactaccttaactccttagggtttcgttatgcatgtatgtatatgaatagtaccgaggtagataatcaccaaaccgaatcaaaccttattcACCTCAAGTGAGTCCAAGCATATATATAACAACACAAatccaatggttaaaaggtatgtgcttttagcatttaatGTCAAAGGCATAAGTCGTATTGACgtgtagtctagtgtaatccagttacaggggttccacaaaagaggagttttgtccaACAGGATTCTCAAGTGATTGATCACAGTATGCaaattttcacaaaccatagcatccgctatatgaactcaaaatcaacaacttggagaTGAAAATGACCTGTCAACTTTCGAATAAGTAAATGGTAAGGATTTGTGTGTTGACATTCTCGAATCGCGAAAATACACCGAATGAGGTAAAAGTGAATCTGGTGTACCATTGTTttaattcgtagttgcatcagaaatgtttataTGACAAGTCAAACAAAAGTGTAAGTAGTTTTGTGTGAAATAGTTGGCCATAATTAGCACAAGCTAATGACACCACAGGGTGTCGTAATGACGAGATTCAATAAGaatggtgactgaacaagttcaccgtgccTGAAATCAAATGAACGTGTACCAAGATAATCTGATGATTTGATTTACGCAATGTCGTAACGTTTCCAATTGAATATGGAATATCAAAGAGCCACTATTTTTGATCGAAAGTGAAAGGTATTAAGTACCGCAAGGTATTCGATTGACAGTAAAagttgttggtgcataatgtctaaagcctgcgtcttagttgTAGTTgattaatgtatagggtctatTTTGGTTAATTATGTATTGTACAGGGGTTAAAGGTGAAATTGTATGTTTTTCAtgttgaggtttcgcttgaatggaAATAtgccatataagcggaactacttgataaggtttcgcttatatggtcatgaCCATTCAAGCGGAACTATCTCACCTATATAAACCCCAAGTGTTTTCTCATTTGGTACGTTGATGTCACAAGTGTAGCCGACCTGCTGACCTTGTATTTTGTGAAAGTTGAATGAGAAAACGGTGTTAAAGTGTATtaattctgtttctactcatttcttctacagttttgctttgattcatgccaaaAATGTATTTCCGCTACATTTTCGGTAGGTGCTAGCTCCGATT
This is a stretch of genomic DNA from Helianthus annuus cultivar XRQ/B chromosome 16, HanXRQr2.0-SUNRISE, whole genome shotgun sequence. It encodes these proteins:
- the LOC110889281 gene encoding uncharacterized protein LOC110889281 isoform X1; translation: MMFATWVLEVNQLSQEFMDPNLVKAKLIITSGKGQVLAAGTAGVLVIDKFSECGLRSLGVSCQEVPAGKKESMGELWEFIRLLPLFNPPQHDSSETIIRGLWLMWTTFIKLLVDVFV
- the LOC110889281 gene encoding uncharacterized protein LOC110889281 isoform X2: MMFATWVLEVNQLSQEFMDPNLVKAKLIITSGKGQVLAAGTAEISNRCIGNRQVFRVWASFSWSFLPGSAGWKEREHG